GCAGTTCATACTTTCGCATAAACAGACTCGCTTTGCTGATTGCCTGGTGACAGCTCCTACGGGGACGGTATCCATAGCTTGAGGGGTGAAAGTCTTCCTCATAGATCGGCTGTAAAATTGTGAGCAGAGCCTGTTGCACTACCCGGTCTCTAACTGCTGGAATGCCAAGAAGTCTCATCTTGCCATTGCCCTTGGGTATCTCTACCCTTTTCACAGGCAATGGTTTGTATGTATTACTCCGCAGTTCTTCTACCAGATGAGAGATATTGTCACCAATACTA
This region of Oceanispirochaeta sp. M1 genomic DNA includes:
- a CDS encoding reverse transcriptase domain-containing protein — protein: MTGRVYYSLYDRLLHVKTLYEAFRRVKASGGTGGIDHQDIEGFESSIGDNISHLVEELRSNTYKPLPVKRVEIPKGNGKMRLLGIPAVRDRVVQQALLTILQPIYEEDFHPSSYGYRPRRSCHQAISKASLFMRKYEL